A single genomic interval of Plasmodium brasilianum strain Bolivian I chromosome Unknown PB_00_06, whole genome shotgun sequence harbors:
- a CDS encoding PIR protein, with product MNFKFNTYFPDFYIYNDIISNLTKRTCLKMPSVLQENFIQALPSKIYYRQNFEKEFDYCMQYDNTKFLEKRTEIYKNDKIKSIADKLMRPLCYVAFNNEGDECNKKCHYLYYWLGNELFNKLKEDSFPEVIKLLEDVSNALQGRDKCKCIFFKNIKKENFEKMKIVHDYCKDYENIEKTLELYKKTCDSKFNDYLVKANSAYNEIYNCTENNSEPYCSELKKHVPSCFNEKLPRLKCEIKEVSAQEKGLSQYNTNYLDPKYVINVSALSSSQIFLFFVLPFVGIFFIGFLLYKFTPIWSWIQTRVLKRKSIRRNFDDMDKLELIEYAYEKRKSNVSRRQLNVGYYAT from the exons ATGAATTTTAAGTTCAATACATATTTTCCTgatttttacatttacaatGATATTATAAGTAACTTAACTAAGAGA ACATGTCTTAAAATGCCCAGTGTACTACAG gaaaattttatacaaGCACTACCAtccaaaatttattatagaCAAAATTTTGAGAAAGAATTCGATTATTGCATGCAGTAtgataatacaaaatttctagaaaaaagaactgagatatataaaaatgataaaattaaaagtattgCAGATAAGCTTATGAGGCCTTTGTGTTATGTGGCATTTAATAATGAAGGAGATGAATGTAATAAGAAATGTCATTATTTGTACTATTGGTTAGgaaatgaattatttaataaattaaaggaaGATTCATTTCCAGAAGTTATTAAATTGCTTGAAGATGTTTCAAATGCTCTTCAGGGGCGTGATAAATgcaaatgtattttttttaaaaatattaaaaaggaaaactttgaaaaaatgaagattgTGCATGATTATTGTAAAGATTACGAGAATATTGAAAAAACCTTGGAACTGTATAAGAAAACATGTGATAGTAAATTTAATGATTATCTTGTTAAAGCTAATAGTGcttataatgaaatatataattgtacaGAAAATAATTCTGAACCATATTGTTCTGAACTTAAAAAGCATGTTCCTAGTTgctttaatgaaaaattaccTCGTTTGAAATGTGAAATAAAGGAAGTTTCTGCACAAGAAAAAGGTTTAAGCCAATATAATACCAATTATCTTGACccaaaatatgtaattaatGTATCTGCCTTAAGTTCATCACAAATTTTTCTGTTCTTTGTTCTACCCTTTGTCGGCATTTTCTTCATTGGCTTCCTACTATATAaa ttTACTCCAATTTGGTCATGGATACAAACTCGAGTATTAAAGAGAAAATCAATTAGACGTAATTTTGATGATATGGATAAGCTAGAATTAATAGAATACgcatatgaaaaaagaaaatcaaATGTAAGTAGAAGACAATTAAATGTAGGATATTATGCTACATGA